Proteins from a genomic interval of Actinoalloteichus hymeniacidonis:
- the uvrB gene encoding excinuclease ABC subunit UvrB: MADAPVTASSQFRPISDIPRSDGRFRVVSDYEPAGDQPQAIAELEKRLEAGERDVVLLGATGTGKSATTAWLVEKVQRPTLVMAPNKTLAAQLANELRGFFPDNAVEYFVSYYDYYQPEAYVPQTDTFIEKDSSINEDVERLRHSATMSLLTRRDVIVVASVSCIYGLGTPQSYLDRSIPLAVGQEVDRDLLLRTLVDVQYERNDLAFSRGTFRVRGDTVEVIPAYEELAVRIEFFGDEIDKLYYLHPLTGDVVRDLTEVRIFPATHYVAGPGRMEKAIRAIEGELETQLTSLEHRGKLLEAQRLRMRTAYDIEMMRQVGFCSGIENYSRFMDDREPGSAPATLIDYFPEDFLLVMDESHVTVPQVGGMYEGDASRKRTLVDHGFRLPSALDNRPLTWEEFSDRIGQTVYLSATPGPFELGQTGGEFVEQVIRPTGLVDPKVLVKPTEGQIDDLVHEIRVRAERDERVLVTTLTKKMAEDLTDYLLELGIRVRYLHSEVDTLRRIELLRQLRLGEFDVLIGINLLREGLDLPEVSLVAILDADKEGFLRSGTSLIQTIGRAARNVSGEVHMYADRITDSMQRAIEETDRRRAKQIAYNEERGLDPQPLRKRIADILDQVYTEAEDTAGSTEVGGRNASRGRKPVGERGQPRGSSGVLVDRDTGSMPRAELADLVQQLTDQMMSAARELQFELAGRLRDEIADLKKELRAMDAAGLS, encoded by the coding sequence GTGGCAGATGCACCGGTGACCGCCTCCTCCCAGTTCCGTCCGATCAGCGATATCCCGCGTTCGGACGGTCGGTTCCGCGTCGTCAGTGATTACGAACCCGCGGGCGACCAGCCACAGGCGATCGCCGAGCTGGAGAAGCGCCTCGAGGCGGGCGAGCGCGACGTCGTACTGCTCGGCGCGACGGGTACCGGAAAGTCGGCCACCACGGCGTGGCTGGTGGAGAAGGTGCAGCGCCCGACGTTGGTGATGGCGCCGAACAAGACCCTGGCCGCCCAGCTGGCCAACGAGCTGCGTGGATTCTTCCCGGACAACGCGGTGGAGTACTTCGTCAGCTACTACGACTACTACCAACCAGAGGCCTACGTCCCGCAGACCGACACCTTCATCGAGAAGGACTCCTCGATCAACGAGGATGTCGAGCGGCTGCGGCACTCGGCGACGATGAGCCTGTTGACCAGGCGCGATGTCATCGTGGTCGCGTCCGTCTCCTGTATCTACGGCTTGGGTACGCCGCAGTCCTACCTCGATCGGTCGATCCCCTTGGCGGTCGGCCAGGAGGTGGATCGGGACCTGCTGCTGCGCACCCTGGTCGACGTCCAGTACGAACGCAACGACCTGGCGTTCAGCAGGGGCACCTTCCGTGTTCGGGGCGACACCGTCGAGGTGATCCCCGCCTACGAGGAGCTGGCCGTACGGATCGAGTTCTTCGGCGACGAGATCGACAAGCTGTACTACCTGCACCCGCTCACCGGCGACGTGGTGCGGGATCTGACCGAGGTGCGGATCTTCCCGGCCACGCACTATGTGGCGGGTCCCGGGCGGATGGAGAAGGCCATTCGCGCGATCGAGGGCGAGCTGGAGACCCAGCTGACGAGCCTGGAGCACCGAGGCAAGCTGCTGGAGGCCCAGCGACTTCGGATGCGCACCGCCTACGACATCGAGATGATGCGCCAGGTCGGCTTCTGCTCCGGAATCGAGAACTACTCGCGTTTCATGGACGACCGCGAGCCGGGCTCGGCCCCCGCGACCCTGATCGACTACTTCCCCGAGGACTTCCTCCTCGTCATGGACGAGTCGCATGTGACGGTGCCGCAGGTGGGCGGGATGTACGAGGGCGACGCCTCGCGTAAGCGCACCCTGGTCGACCACGGCTTCCGGTTGCCCAGTGCGTTGGACAACCGGCCGCTGACCTGGGAGGAGTTCTCCGATCGCATCGGTCAGACCGTGTACCTCTCCGCAACGCCCGGGCCGTTCGAGCTCGGCCAGACGGGAGGCGAGTTCGTCGAGCAGGTGATTCGACCGACGGGGTTGGTCGACCCGAAGGTGCTGGTCAAACCCACCGAGGGCCAGATCGACGATCTGGTGCACGAGATCCGGGTGCGCGCCGAGCGCGATGAGCGGGTGCTGGTCACCACGCTGACGAAGAAGATGGCCGAGGACCTGACCGACTACCTGCTGGAACTGGGCATCCGCGTCCGCTACCTGCACTCGGAGGTCGACACGCTGCGCCGGATCGAGCTGTTGCGACAGCTGCGACTCGGCGAGTTCGACGTGCTGATCGGGATCAACCTGCTGCGCGAGGGACTCGACCTGCCGGAGGTCTCCCTGGTGGCGATCCTCGATGCGGACAAGGAGGGTTTCCTGCGGTCGGGGACCAGCTTGATCCAGACCATCGGGCGGGCGGCGCGCAACGTCTCCGGCGAGGTCCACATGTACGCCGACCGGATCACCGACTCGATGCAACGCGCCATCGAGGAGACCGACCGCAGGCGGGCGAAGCAGATCGCCTACAACGAGGAACGGGGCCTGGATCCACAGCCGTTGCGCAAGCGGATCGCCGACATCCTCGATCAGGTCTACACCGAGGCCGAGGACACCGCGGGCAGCACCGAGGTCGGTGGACGCAACGCCTCGCGGGGTCGCAAACCGGTGGGGGAGCGGGGGCAGCCACGGGGCAGCTCGGGGGTGCTGGTCGACCGCGACACCGGCTCGATGCCGCGAGCGGAGCTGGCCGATCTCGTCCAACAGCTCACCGATCAGATGATGAGTGCGGCTCGCGAGTTGCAGTTCGAACTGGCGGGTCGACTGCGCGACGAGATCGCCGACCTCAAGAAGGAACTTCGGGCGATGGACGCGGCGGGCTTGTCCTGA